From a single Rosa rugosa chromosome 7, drRosRugo1.1, whole genome shotgun sequence genomic region:
- the LOC133721520 gene encoding transcription repressor OFP13-like isoform X2 has protein sequence MKLLPSSLFKNTAQAPEPKSSSSSWPWPSCTQTRTISFRIPGNDIFKTINSAYFDTNTPESFFTNSSEGCPSFSTTVSEEDSSGGGGDPIETVINKGLRSERLFFEPGETSSILDKESIKDDEEEEDDGVDDELAVGDNNIPFKESVALSMDSPDPFVDFRKSMEEMVEAHGLKDWEQLEELLCWYLRVNGKSNHGYIVGAFVDLLYYFLFIFFYLYSLRVLHWT, from the exons atgaagctTCTCCCTTCTTCTCTGTTCAAGAACACAGCGCAAGCACCAGAGCCaaagtcttcttcttcctcttggcCCTGGCCTTCTTGCACCCAAACCAGAACCATCTCCTTCAGAATTCCCGGCAATGATATTTTCAAGACCATAAACTCGGCCTACTTCGACACCAACACGCCCGAGTCCTTCTTCACCAACTCGTCTGAGGGCTGCCCGAGTTTCTCCACAACAGTTTCTGAAGAAGACTCCTCGGGCGGAGGAGGAGATCCGATAGAGACTGTGATCAACAAAGGGTTGAGATCAGAGCGGCTCTTCTTCGAGCCCGGTGAGACCAGCTCTATTTTAGACAAGGAATCTATCaaggatgatgaagaagaagaagatgatggggtTGATGATGAACTTGCTGTTGGTGATAATAACATTCCATTCAAGGAGAGTGTGGCTTTGTCAATGGACTCGCCGGACCCGTTTGTGGATTTCAGAAAATCCATGGAGGAAATGGTGGAAGCTCATGGTTTGAAGGACTGGGAACAACTTGAAGAGCTTTTGTGTTGGTATTTGAGGGTCAATGGAAAATCAAATCATGGATATATTGTTGGAGCTTTCGTTGATCTTTTG TACTACttcttgttcatcttcttctACCTCTACTCCTTGCGTGTCCTCCATTGGACCTGA
- the LOC133721520 gene encoding transcription repressor OFP13-like isoform X1 — MKLLPSSLFKNTAQAPEPKSSSSSWPWPSCTQTRTISFRIPGNDIFKTINSAYFDTNTPESFFTNSSEGCPSFSTTVSEEDSSGGGGDPIETVINKGLRSERLFFEPGETSSILDKESIKDDEEEEDDGVDDELAVGDNNIPFKESVALSMDSPDPFVDFRKSMEEMVEAHGLKDWEQLEELLCWYLRVNGKSNHGYIVGAFVDLLVGLAFSTTISPPSCSCSEYSPSTPLSFYNSTTSCSSSSTSTPCVSSIGPEEGSEMSTSIIPYLSSLLEAEEEINEEQDDDDDDDDDDGASS; from the coding sequence atgaagctTCTCCCTTCTTCTCTGTTCAAGAACACAGCGCAAGCACCAGAGCCaaagtcttcttcttcctcttggcCCTGGCCTTCTTGCACCCAAACCAGAACCATCTCCTTCAGAATTCCCGGCAATGATATTTTCAAGACCATAAACTCGGCCTACTTCGACACCAACACGCCCGAGTCCTTCTTCACCAACTCGTCTGAGGGCTGCCCGAGTTTCTCCACAACAGTTTCTGAAGAAGACTCCTCGGGCGGAGGAGGAGATCCGATAGAGACTGTGATCAACAAAGGGTTGAGATCAGAGCGGCTCTTCTTCGAGCCCGGTGAGACCAGCTCTATTTTAGACAAGGAATCTATCaaggatgatgaagaagaagaagatgatggggtTGATGATGAACTTGCTGTTGGTGATAATAACATTCCATTCAAGGAGAGTGTGGCTTTGTCAATGGACTCGCCGGACCCGTTTGTGGATTTCAGAAAATCCATGGAGGAAATGGTGGAAGCTCATGGTTTGAAGGACTGGGAACAACTTGAAGAGCTTTTGTGTTGGTATTTGAGGGTCAATGGAAAATCAAATCATGGATATATTGTTGGAGCTTTCGTTGATCTTTTGGTAGGTCTCGCATTTAGTACTACTATTTCTCCTCCTTCTTGTTCATGTAGTGAGTACTCTCCTTCTACTCCTTTGTCTTTTTACAACAGTACTACttcttgttcatcttcttctACCTCTACTCCTTGCGTGTCCTCCATTGGACCTGAGGAAGGATCGGAAATGAGTACCAGCATCATTCCTTATTTGTCTTCCCTATTAGAAGCTGAGGAAGAGATTAATGAAGAACAagatgatgacgatgatgatgatgatgatgatggtgctTCATCTTAG
- the LOC133721520 gene encoding transcription repressor OFP13-like isoform X3 — protein sequence MKLLPSSLFKNTAQAPEPKSSSSSWPWPSCTQTRTISFRIPGNDIFKTINSAYFDTNTPESFFTNSSEGCPSFSTTVSEEDSSGGGGDPIETVINKGLRSERLFFEPGETSSILDKESIKDDEEEEDDGVDDELAVGDNNIPFKESVALSMDSPDPFVDFRKSMEEMVEAHGLKDWEQLEELLCWYLRVNGKSNHGYIVGAFVDLLKLNPCGECRACV from the exons atgaagctTCTCCCTTCTTCTCTGTTCAAGAACACAGCGCAAGCACCAGAGCCaaagtcttcttcttcctcttggcCCTGGCCTTCTTGCACCCAAACCAGAACCATCTCCTTCAGAATTCCCGGCAATGATATTTTCAAGACCATAAACTCGGCCTACTTCGACACCAACACGCCCGAGTCCTTCTTCACCAACTCGTCTGAGGGCTGCCCGAGTTTCTCCACAACAGTTTCTGAAGAAGACTCCTCGGGCGGAGGAGGAGATCCGATAGAGACTGTGATCAACAAAGGGTTGAGATCAGAGCGGCTCTTCTTCGAGCCCGGTGAGACCAGCTCTATTTTAGACAAGGAATCTATCaaggatgatgaagaagaagaagatgatggggtTGATGATGAACTTGCTGTTGGTGATAATAACATTCCATTCAAGGAGAGTGTGGCTTTGTCAATGGACTCGCCGGACCCGTTTGTGGATTTCAGAAAATCCATGGAGGAAATGGTGGAAGCTCATGGTTTGAAGGACTGGGAACAACTTGAAGAGCTTTTGTGTTGGTATTTGAGGGTCAATGGAAAATCAAATCATGGATATATTGTTGGAGCTTTCGTTGATCTTTTG AAGCTAAATCCGTGTGGTgaatgcagagcatgtgtgtaG